In the genome of Chryseobacterium sp. 52, the window TTAGTATTTTTACGCATGAGCAATTTTATAGATTTCAATTCAGCAAAAAAACTTCACGAAATGAAGACAGGTCAAAATAGAATTACAGAGCTTTTTAATATACAATATCCTATTATTCAGGCCGGAATGATCTGGCATTCAGGATGGAGATTAGCTTCGGCAGTTTCCAACTGTGGCGGATTAGGAATTATAGGAGCAGGAAGTATGTATCCTGATATCTTAAGAGAAAATATCCAGAAATGTAAAATGGCGACAGATAAGCCTTTTGGTGTGAATGTTCCAATGCTTTATCCTAACCTTGAAGAAATCATCCAGATTATTCTGGAAGAAGGCGTAAAAATTGTTTTTACTTCTGCCGGAAATCCAAAAACCTATACGGAGACGCTTCAGAAAGAAGGAATAAAAGTTGCCCATGTAGTTTCATCAACCAAATTTGCCGTCAAATGTGAAGAAGCCGGAGTAGATGTTGTGGTAGCGGAAGGATTTGAAGCTGGAGGGCATAACGGCAGAGACGAAACCACAACTTTATGCCTTATCCCGAACGTTAAAAAACATATTTCCAAACCATTGATTGCTGCCGGAGGCATTGCTTTGGGTTCACAGATGAAAGCAGCGATGATTTTAGGTGCAGACGGCGTACAGATTGGTTCACGCTTCGCCGCTACAACGGAGGCAAGCGCCCATGAAAACTGGAAAAAGAAAATTACAGAGCTTAATGAAGGAGATACCCATTTAACTTTAAAAGAATTGGCACCTGTAAGAATGGTGAAAAACAAGTTCTTTGGTGAACTGGAAGGTATCTATCAGTCAGGGAGAGATAAAGAGGCTTTAATCGCTTCATTGGGGCGCGCAAGAGCAAAACGGGGAATGTTTGAAGGGGATATGGAAGACGGTGAACTTGAAATAGGACAGGTTTCTGCTTTAATAGAAGATATTCTGCCTGTGGAAACTGTTTTTAATAACTTATTGAAAGAATTTGAAGCAGCAACAGTACCAAGCTTATAATATAAAAAGAACCTCAGTCTGAGGTTCTTTATTTTTTTAAAAATGCAGCTCTGTAGACTGTTTGATATGACTCATGACAAAAGAACTTTTGATCTTGCTGATATTGGGGATAACCGATAGTTTATTAGCTATAAAATCACTGAAAGCCTCAGGATCCTGTACCACAACTTTCAAAATATAATCAAAAATACCACCTGTTACGTAAGCTTCCACAACTTCATCCAGCACTGCTATTTTTTGAGAAAACTCTTCTACATATTCCAGACGCTGGCTGTTTAAAGAAACCGTTACAATAACAGTGAAGTTGAGTCCTACCTTTTTCGGATCCACCAGTGCAACATAATTCTTAATGTAACCCTCGCTTTCAAGCTTCTTTATCTTATCATAAATAGAGGTTCTTGACATATTTAGCCTTTCAGTAAGATCTGTAATATCAAATCGGGAGCTTTTCTGTAAGATCCGCAGCAGCTCCAATTCTTGTTTTCCTGGTATTTCCATCTGGATTTTTTCCGATAAAGATATTAAAATAGTTATGGTTTTGTACTTAATCCAATCATTTAATTGATATGGCGGATCTTTTACTTAATTTTAATTTTGTATTCATATTTATTTCACTAATTATTAAATTTGTCTGTACAAAATAATTTTTTACTTGTAGAATAACTACTCTTTAAAAAAAACCGATAGACATAATGAGACAGAATCCCATGATAACCGTTAATAATCAGACACTTTATATTGAATACTATAACCACTTTGAAGGAAAACCGGTTATTGTTTTTCTCCATGATTCCTTAGGCAGTAGCCAGCTTTGGAGAGATCTGCCTGCAAAAATTTCTGAAGCCACCGGATGTAATATTCTGCTCTATGACAGGTTAGGCTACGGAAAATCTGACCCTATGTTAACTCATGAAAGACCGGTTAATTATATGGAACTGGAAGCTGATCTGCTGAATGATCTGCTTGCCGAACTTCACATCAAGAATGCCATTTTATTTGGACATAGCGACGGTGGAACTATCGCTTTGATCACCGCTGCAAAATACCCTCAAAGGATTAATGCGGTGATTTGTGAAGCTGGACATATCTTTGTAGAAGAAGTGACTTTGAAAGGAGTCTATGATGCCAGGGAAGCTTATAAAACAACCAATCTGGCTGAGCGTCTGCAGAAATACCACGGAGATAAAGTAGAAATGCTTTTCAGAGCCTGGACAGAAACCTGGACCCGTGAAGATTACAGAACTTGGAATATTGAATACCTTTTAAAAGATATACATTGCCCTTTGCTGTTTATTCAGGGAGAAGCTGACGAGTACGGTACCCTCGCTCAGTTAGAAAAAACGGTCTCTCAGGTAAATGGAGTTGCAGAAAAATATATTATTCCGGAAATTGGGCATACGCCACATAAAGAAGCTCCTGAGCTCGTTATCAATAGAGTATCACATTTTATTGAAAAATACGGCTGATTTTAAAAGATAATAAATATGGTGAGGGCATCTTGTTGAGACAAGATGCTTTTTTTGTTTTTTTAATAAGCTTGAATTTTATATAATATGTACATATTATGGAAGCATTAACGCGTTGTGTATAAAATATATACATTGTTAAGCTTGCGAAATTTATGTTTGGTAATTTTAATATGAAAACAGCTAAGTTTTGTATTCACATTTGTACAGTTCTTAATGAAAATTGAAAAATAGAAAATTTACTTTCTGAATAAATTTTAAAACGATTAGTATAAAATAATTAATTGTTTTGATTTCCTATTACTGCAAGCCATACCAAAGGTTTTACGGAATTTAAAGACTTTAAAATTACATAAAATATACAATGAAAATCACACTGAAGAGATATGATGATTTTTACTTTTAGACTATAAACAGTGAAACAAAAGATTTAAAGATAAAAAAGGAATGAAAAGTTCAGCCAAAAAATGCGAAAGACTTTAGGTCAGTCTTTGTCATTAAATTGTGGTATAGTTGTGTTTGGGGTGAATGTTTTTCATGAGTGAGATGTAGCAAATGCTGCATCTCTTTTTATAGGTATCGTTTATAAAAGTTGAAGCTCTGCGGTAATATTCTTTTTTGCCTGTTCTTCATATTTATCTCTAAAGTCTTTAGTTTTAAAAATATTTTCAAGCTCCAGAAAATGTCTGAGTACCTTTTTTCTTCCAGGTTTATACAGCAAATCCGGATAAATGGAGTATTCCTTTCTTATTTTTCGGGTATAATCAAGATATACATCCAGATCTTTTCCAAGAATAGAAAGGTCAGCATCCAGAAGATAATCTGTATCCTTATCATTAGATTTTTCGTGCGATTTTGTCGCTAAAATCTGAGCTTTTATTTTTGAAATAAGATCTTGAGTTAAACCTGATTTTTCCAGCCTGGCTCCAGCGCATAATGCACTGTTCTCTTCATTGGATTTCGACAGGGCATCATAAATAATATCGTGATAGAAAACTGAAAATGAAACGGCTTTGAAATCTTTAATCGAACTTTTTACAGTTTCCAGCTCCTGAAACATATTCTCAAGATGTAAAAGATCATGATAATGCCGGCCTTTTTCAGAATATTTTGCCTCAATTTCCTGCCAAAGACTAAGGATGAAATTATGATCTTCCGTAAAGTGAAGACAGAGATCCGTAAATTTTTCTTTCAGATTCATGATGGATAAAGATAAAAAAAGGAACTTTTAAAAAGTTCCTTGATTTGCTTCCAGTACAGCTTTCAGTTCAGCCCAGCCTCCGCCGTTATAGCCGTCATTCAAGCCCTGACCAGTAAGATATTCTAATGCTTTTCCACTTCTGTTTCCACTTCTGCAGAACAAAATAACAGGTTTTTCGATGGATAAAATTTCTTCCTTTCTATCTTCTACTTCACCCAAAGGAATATTTTTGGCTCCGTCTATATTTCCGTCCATTTCAAGCTCCATTGGCTCACGAACATCAATTAATTCATAATTTCCAGATTGTATTACTTCTATTAAAGACATAACTGTTTAATTTAATTTAGATTAAAAAATAAGAACGAAAATACACAATTTTTTCCTGAATAACTCTTTATCAAAACTTAAATTTTTACAAAAAAATCATAAAAATCAATGTTTTTGGCTCCTTCATGGAAAAGTGAAAGATTGGTAAAATAATCTTAATTTTGCAAGGTGAAAATTCTGAATTCCGGTGCCGAAAAATATTCCCAACTTATAAAATCTAAAGCAGAACGTTTTGGATTTCAGAGTTGCGGTATCTCGAAAGCAGATTTTCTGGAAGAAGATGCCCCGAATCTTGAGAAATGGCTTAAAAATAATTTTCATGGTGAAATGAAGTACATGGAAAATCATTTTGATAAAAGATTAGATCCCAGACTTCTTGTGGAAGGCTCAAAATCAGTAATTTCATTATCTTACAATTACTTTCCTAAAGAGAAAATTTCTACCCTAGAAAATTATAAGATCTCAAAATATGCCTATGCAGAAGACTACCATGAAGTGGTGAAAGAAATTCTCCGTGAAATGATTTCGGAACTTCAGGAAGAAATAGGAGAGTTCGGATTCCGGGTTTTTGTGGATTCTGCCCCTATTTTGGAACGGAGCTGGGCCAAAAAGTCAGGAATAGGATGGGTAGGGAAAAATGCCAATCTTATCACCAGGCAGAACGGTTCGTTTTACTTTTTAGCAGAAATCATCTGTGATCTGGAATTGATTTCCGACCATGCCACTACAGATCATTGCGGGACGTGTAGGAAGTGTATCGATGCATGTCCTACCGATGCCATTGTTTCGGAAAAGATCATCGACGGAAGCCGCTGTATTTCATATGCTACAATAGAATTGAAAAACGAAATACCGGATCATTTTAAAGACAGAATGGAAGACTGGATGTTCGGTTGTGATATTTGCCAGGATGTATGTCCCTGGAACAGATTTTCAGCACCTAACCTGCAAAGTAAATTTGCACCGAACGAGTCATTGAAAAATTTCAAAAAAGAAGAGTGGAAGGAAATTACTCAGGAAATATTCTCCGAGATCTTCAGGAAATCCCCTGTAAAGAGAACCAAATTCGCAGGTCTGAAGCGGAATATCGAATTTTTAGAACGTTCTTCAGATCAACTTTAGGGTAAATTTTTGGTGACGAATCCTTATCTGGAATTTTTAGGTTCCAAAACTCAGGAGGATAACTGCCCATCCCTTAAGCGGTAAGCCTTAAGGAGGATAAGATCTATTTCAGTAAGAATCTTTGAAAAACTTTTCCTAAAAAGAAAAATTGACCTTCAGGAGACAAAAGTCCCACAGAAAATCAACGTTTTTTTTGTACTCTTTTTGGAGCTGTTTTTACTCTTACTTTAAATCTTTTTTGTGATTTTGTACTTTTAAGCATATTTGTGAGTATTTCGTAACTAAATTTAATCATTTTTTCGATTAAAACAAATACTTTTACGGAAAATTGAAGATTAAATTTTATTAAAACATGACTCTGAAAATTGTATTATTATATATCCTGAAAACTCTGGGAGTTATTCTGGGAATTGTTGCTCTATATCTTATTTTGGGGCTTGTATTACCGCTTATAGAAGTTTCTGCGGATGATGACGGGCAGCCCAAAGATATTCCGATCTATATTTACACCAATGGCGTACATACGGATATTGTAATGCCTGTGAAAAATGACCTTCAGGACTGGGGAATGAAAGTTCCGTTTTCCAATACAAAATCAAAAAGTTCAGATTATAATTATATAGGAATAGGATGGGGTGATAAAGGTTTTTATCTGGATACTCCGACATGGGCTGATCTGAAGTTTTCCACGGCTTTTAAAGCTGCATTCTGGCTCAGTGATTCTGCGATGCACTGTTCTTATTATAAAACAATGAAAGAAGGGGAGGACTGCAAAATGATTATGATCAGCAGAAATCAATACAAAAACCTGGTAAAATTTGTTGAAGATAAATTCGACAGAGATCAGAACGGAAATTTTATACTGATTCCTACCGATGCTGTGTATGATGTTAACGATGCATTTTATGATGCTAAAGGAAAATACAGTTTCCTTAATACCTGCAATACCTGGGCAAACGATGCCCTGAAAGCAGCAGGACAGAAAGCCGCACTTTGGACACCTTCTGATTTTGGAATTTTCAGACATTACAAATAATTTTTAATGAAGATCATTGCATTAATGCTGGCAGTTCAGCTTCTATTTTCATGCAGTAATGAATCTCAAGGAAACCGTCCGGGTGCAACAAATCCTATTGTTAAAGGTAAAGCAGAAGAAAAACCGGAAGCAGATCTTTTAAAAATAACTGAAAAGGCTGAAGAAGCTCTGAAATTCTGTGCTTCAAAAAAACTCAGTACAGATTTTTGTATCCTGATTGATATGAGTTTACATTCCGGGATTAAGAGATTTTTTATCTGGGATTTTAAAACTCAATCTGTTTTGAAGGAATACCTCGTTGGTCATGGCTGTGGTTCAAATCCCTGGAGTTTAGACGGGTCAAAAGACCATCCAAAATTCAGCAATGAAGATGGAAGTCATCTTTCATCCCTGGGGAAATATAAACTGGAAGGAAGAGGCCACAGTGAATGGGGAATCAATATCAAATACCTGATGCACGGTCTGGAGGACACCAACAGTAATGCTTTAAAAAGGGTTATTGTTTTTCATTCCTGGGATCAGATGAGTGATGAAGAGGTTTTTCCAAAAGGATCTCCGGAAGGTTGGGGCTGTCCTACTGTTTCCAATACTGCCATGAAAGAAATTGATCCAATGATCCGGGAAACTGGCCAACCGGTTCTGATGTGGATGTATCAATAATATATAGAAAGAAAATTATGAAGCACCGTCTTTTTCGGGAACAGCAGCTCAGCTGCAACATAGAAACCGCCTGGAAATTTTTTTCCTCTGCCAATAATCTTTCCGAGATTACCCCCAAAGACATGAATTTTATTGTACTGACAACAATGGAAGACGATGAAATTTATGAAGGTATGCTCATCGATTACTATGTTTCGCCGTTATTGGGAATAAAGATGAAATGGCAGACCGAAATCATCAAGGTTGATTTTCAAAAAAGTTTTATAGATTTCCAGAAAAAAGGACCCTATAAATTGTGGCATCACCATCATGAATTCATTCCTAATGAAAAAGGAGTTCTCATGAAAGATACTATAGATTATGAACTTCCAATGGGGTTTTTAGGAGAAATTGCCCATTCATTTTTCGTTAAAAAGAAACTGGAACATATTTTCGATTACCGCTATGGAGTGTTGGAAAAAATGTGGATGTAAGCTTGTGGGCTGCATGTAATGTTTTAAGATAAAACAAACTGATGGCCTTTAATTTCGAAATGAACAGAGTCTTTTGTAGAAGATAAATTCCAAATACATATAAACAGTTTAGAGACTGTATCTTACGAAGAAAGCCACCTTTACGGGTGGCTTTCTTTATTATTTGACAAAGTCCTGCAATATGTAGCAGATCTTTGATGTTGTTTATTTAACTAACTGGATATTCACTGCAGAGAATCCTTTAGGAGATTTTTCTTTCTCAAAAGATACTTTGTTCCCCTTTTTTACTGGGTGTGCACAGCTGTTGTTGTGGAAGAAAACATTTTCCTTGCTATTGTCTTCAGTAATAAAGCCATAGCCTTTCTCACTGTGGAAAGTGATGATTCCTGTCTTTCTTACATCTTCCTCCATAATCGGAGCTGCACCAAGCTGGATCTCATCAATATTTACTTCCTGTCTTTCTCTGTCTTCAGGAGGTGTAGAAGTAAGTCTTCCGAATTCATCTACATACATGAAAACATCTTCCGATCCTTTGTTGTTGTTCGTTTTACGATCTTCGCGTCTCAGCGCTTTTTCTTTTTGCTTTTGAATTTTTTTCTTGAAATTTTCTTTTTTAGAAAAAGAGTCTGCCATAAATTATTTTTAGTATTTAATTTTAAATTGTAATATTTTGTTTATCTGATCTGCCAGAAGCTATGTAAAGCCTGCAGTAGTCCGTCTGTTCTTCTTTATAAAACGAAACGTCTAAAGCAGTTTGTTTTTGGCCGTTCATCAGTAAAAGAAGTGATTTTTTAAAAAATGAGGCGTCTGAAAAAGCGGGAACTGAAAAGAAAGAATTTCTATACTATAACAGAGGGCAAAGGCAGCGGCCTATTAATTAATATACAAATATACGACAATAAACTGAATAAACCTATTTTAAATGATTGATTATCAAAAATGTATTTTCCCTGTCTGAAGCAAGAGCAGCCATTTCACTCAATATCACTTTAATAAAAAAAAAATCCTCAGCGTACTGAGGATTATGGAAAATAATATATTATAAGAATGAAGTGGTGTATAATATGTTTGACAGAGCTGCAAATGCTGTGCCTAAAACTCACTTATTTTTGATTTCTATTTCATAAACAGTGAATTTCAGGGCTTTTATAGGCTGTATTTGTCTGGAATGTAATGGGATATATTCTTTATGTGGTAGGTTGAAAAAACATGAATATTTTTAATTTAATGGAAATTTTACAGCAGTATATGAAGTAAATTCCGGATTCATTGCAGCTTCCGAAAAATTCACCATGTTAAATTGCTGGCCATTGTCCATCTTTGTTTTAATAACATTTAAAAATAATATATAATGTCAACACAAAATGTCAATGGAAAAGTAGTATTAATTGCTGGCGGTGGCAAAAATTTAGGCGGGCTGCTAAGCAGAGATTTTGCGAAGAAAGGGGCAAAGCTGGCCATTCATTATAACAGCGAAAGCTCTAGAGCAGACAGCGAAAAAACACTGGCAGAAGTACAGGCGCTGGGAGCTGAGGCGTTTTTGTTTCAGGGAGACCTTACCAAAGTAGAAAATATAGCCAAGTTTTTTGATGAAGCAGTTTCTAAGTTCGGAGGAATTGATATTGCGATCAATACAGTAGGAATGGTATTGAAGAAACCTTTTGCAGAAACTACAGAAGAAGAATATGATACTATGTTCAATGTAAATTCAAAATCAGCGTATTTCTTTCTTCAGGAAGCGGGTAAAAAACTGAATGACAACGGAAAGATCTGTACAATTGTTACCTCTTTGCTGGCTGCATATACCGGTCTTTATTCTACCTATGCAGGAGCAAAAGCTCCGGTAGAGCATTTTACGAGAGCAGCTTCTAAAGAATTTGGAGGCAGAGGGATTTCTGTAACCGCAGTAGCGCCGGGTCCTATGGATACCCCTTTCTTTTACGGACAGGAATCAGAAGATGCAGTAGCTTATCACAAATCTGCATCTGCCTTGGGTGGATTGACTGATATTAAAGATATTGCTCCGTTGGTGGAGTTTTTGGTAACAGAAGGATGGTGGATCACCGGGCAGACGATCTTTGCGAACGGAGGCTACACAACAAGATAATTTAATACCTTTTAGATTCAATAAAGCGGACAATTGGAAATATACCTTCAATTGTCCGTTTCTTTTATAGATGATTATAAGCTTTTGATATACTGTCTTTATTATTCTTTTCCGTGAATTTTTAACTTGGATTCATGAAAAAGAATTTTTACATCCGTTCAGCCCTCACTGTTATTTTACTGATGCACAGTGTGGTTTCTATTTTCAGCGGTGACGTCAACAATTTTGGGCGTCTTTATCTGGATGCCATAGGTTTCAGTCCTTTCGGGATTTACCTCGCTTGGGCGGTGAAACTGATTCATCTTTTTTCTGTATTTCTGATCTGGTCTGACAGATATGTAAAAGTGGTTTCTATTTGTAATATGAGCATCCTTATTCTCGGAATTTACTTGGTACACTGGCAGAATGGCTGGTATGTAGTGGGTGGCGGAACCAATGGTATTGAATTCAATGTCCTGTTGATATGTTGTTTCCTACAGCTGATCTTTACTGGGTTTACATCACGACATACAGAAAAAAGCAGTTCGTAGACGGTTTATCCGTATTGGCCTGTTTATATTTTTATTTTCCCCTGAAAGGTGGTATTTTGCATAGCAAATCCTTTCACACTTGAAGTCAGACAGAAAATCAAAATTATATGTTCATCTGCTCTTTTGGATACTGTATTATATTCTGGAGGTTTATCTGGACTTTTACTGGTCGAGATATCAGTTTCCTGATGCAGAGTGGCAAATAAGGCTTCAGAATACCATTGTTCTGGAACTCGGATATCTCTTGATTAAAATGCCGCTTGCCTATTCTCTGTTGTATGTTTATGAAAAAACAGGAATAAAGAGGTTTTTCAGCTATCTTCTCTATTGTTTTATAATCGTTGCAGCCGTTCTGGCTCACAGATTTTTTACTCATTATATCATTTATCCTCACATCTACGGAGTGGTGGAAACACTGGACGCAAAACAACCTTCAGGATTTATCAACGGACTGGTAGCTTTCAACTCTTTTATGGATCTTATTTTTATGGCAGGACTGATCTTTGGGGTAGAGATTACAAGACAGAAAAATATTCTGAAGGAACAGATCTCACAGTTGAAATCAGAAAAGCTGGACCAGGAACTTACTATGCTGAAAGCTCAGATTAACCCTCATTTTCTATTCAATACCCTCAATAATATTTATGGAATGGCCCTTAAAAAAGCAGATGAAACACCTGATGTGATCCTGCAGCTTTCCAAAGTGATGAGATATAATATTTACGAGGCGGCGGAACGGTATATTTCTATAGATAAAGATGTAGAGAATATCAAAGATTTTCTACAGATCCAGCAGATACGGCATCATGATCTCGTGGTGCATTTTAATGAGGAAATTGATAACCCTTCTCAGGAAATTTCACCGCTTATTCTGATTCAGTTTGTTGAAAATGCTTTTAAACATGGAGTTTCCGAAACTTTGGGCCAGAGCTTTATCCATATAGATATTAAGCTAAATAAGGGAGTTCTTCACTACCATATAGAAAATTCGAAGGAGGAGAAACCTCATGGGAATTCTACAAAAATAGGCCTGAAAAATATCCGGAGACAGCTTGAACTGCTTTACCCGAAACATATTCTCACCGTTGAAAGTACAGGCAACCGCTACATAGTAAACTTAATTATTGACTTTAATGATACATTCCGTTTCTAAAAAATATAACTGCATCATCGTAGAAGATGAACCGATAGCTGCTGAGATTCTGGAGAATTTTGTTTCCAGAGATGAAGAACTTCATCTTGTGGCAAAATGTTCAGATGCTGTTTACGCCGGAAGCCTTTTGAACAGACATGAAATTGATCTTATGTTTCTGGATCTGCATCTTCCTGTAGTAAAAGGCTTTGATTTCCTTAAAAAACTGAAAAATCCACCTCTTGTCATTGTCACCACCGCATACCATCAGTATGCCGTAGAAGGCTATGAGCTTGATATTGTAGATTATCTTATGAAGCCTATTCCATACGACAGATTTACAAAAGCGGTTGAAAAATTTAAATACCTGATGAATGCTGAAGAAGCTTTGCTGGAAGCCGCAGACCGTGAGCATATTTTTATCAGCAGCGGGAAGAAACAAATTAAGATCGTTCTTCATGATATTTTCTTTATTGAAAGCCTGCGTGAGTATATTCATATCCATACCAAAACGGGAATTATCACTGTAAAAATGGCCATCAGCAGAATCGAAGAAAGTCTGGATCCTAAAATGTTTGTCAGAATCCACAAATCTTACATTATCTCCAAAATGAAAATCGAGGTACGTTCAGCCAGTATGATACAGGTGAACGGGAAAAAGCTTCCCATCGGAAGAACCTACAAGCCTTCTATAGAATTTTAAACCTTGAATTTCACCCTTTCATTACTCAAAATTCGTCTTGAAATCCTTCATAGACTATAAGGCTTATTTGATAGCTGTTTATTTTATTCTTCCTTTATTTTGAGCAACTTTGAAGGGTTAAATAAAACATAGTTGTTAATAAATATTTGAAGAAAACGACCGATTGCAATAATTAGAATATAATGTGGATGTAAGTATTCTGACTGAAGAATACGGATTGGCTTAATGATCTTAAGCCAATTTTTTATTGAATGTTATGTAACAATAATCGGCCGAAATCCTTGGATTTCGGCCGATTATTAGAAATATATTTTTAGAGATTAAGAAACTTTTATTTCCTTTTTCTCACGGATACTTTTAATAATAAAGAAAAGTCCTAAAAACAGGAACGGAATACTTAAAATCTGCCCCATATTCAGACTCATTCCTTTTTCAAAATCAACCTGATCCACTTTTATAAATTCAACAAAAAATCGAACAATAAAGATCAATAGAGTTGTAATCCCGAAATAAAAGCCTTTCCCAACCTTAAAGATGTCTTTCTTATAAATAAAATACACCAGAAAGAAGATCATAAAATAACAGATTGCTTCATAAAGCTGAGCAGGATGTCTTGGAATAGTATCGACATGTTTGAATATAAAAGCCCAGGGAGCATGAGAAGGAGTTCCGATGATTTCAGAATTCATCAGGTTACCCAGTCTGATAAAGGCCCCGGCTAACGGCGTTGCAATAGCAATTACGTCCAGAATAGTCATAAATTTAATAGAAAATTTTCTGGCATAAATAAGGAGCATGATGATAAGCCCGATTCCACCACCATGACTTGCCAGTCCTGCATACCCTGAAAAATGATACGCTCCGTCTAATCCTTTCTGGATAGGAAGGAATATTTCAATGGGATGCTGAGAGTAATAATCAAAATCATAAAAGAGACAGTGACCTAGTCTTGCGCCGACTAAAATGCCTATAAAAGCATAAGAGAAGAGGGCTTCATGAGCCTGATGGCTTAAATTTTCTTTTTTATAGATAGACTTTAAGATCGTGTAGCATAAAACAAGTCCGGCAAGAAATAATAAACCGTAATATTTTAAAGGGAATCCGGAAATATTGAAGATTTCGGGACTTACATCCCAATTAACGTATAATAAATTCATTGATAATAATTGTTGAAATATTTTTTTACGCAAATATAAGAGATATAGATGCTTTTAAGGAATGGAAGTCAAACTTTAGGATATTTTGGGAGAAAATATCATGTTTCTGACCCCCAATAAAAAAACCTCTCACATTAAGTAAGAGGTTGTAACGATTATCAGTTAAAGTATAATTACTTATATCAATCTTCGTTTGAACGTTATATTCAAATTATGCTAACTTTACGTTAACAGCATTTAAACCTTTGTCGCTTTTTTGTACTTCAAAAACTACTTTATCGTTTTCACGGATAGATCTTGTATCTAATCCTGAAGAGTGTACAAAAATATCTTTACCTCCGTCTGCTGGAGAAATAAATCCGAAGCCTTTTGCTTCATTGAAAAATTTTACGGTGCCTTCTTGCATTGTAATTATTATTAAAAATTGTTGTATTAATTGTTTTGCGGACTTATTTTCAAAATTTCTTAGGAAATGAGTCCATATAAATTGTTGTTATTTTATTAAATGTACTGGTATTTTGCAACCGGCATGATAAACCCTATCAGCTTTTGAATATTGGTTAAATCAGACCGTTCTCCTTCGTCACAAAAAGAAACCGCTATTCCTTTGGATCCTGCTCTTCCGGTTTTTCCAATCCTGTGAACATAAGTTTCAGGAACATCGGGAAGTTCATAATTAACCACGTAAGGAAGTCCTTCAATGTCAATTCCTCTTGCTGCGAT includes:
- the lgt gene encoding prolipoprotein diacylglyceryl transferase, giving the protein MNLLYVNWDVSPEIFNISGFPLKYYGLLFLAGLVLCYTILKSIYKKENLSHQAHEALFSYAFIGILVGARLGHCLFYDFDYYSQHPIEIFLPIQKGLDGAYHFSGYAGLASHGGGIGLIIMLLIYARKFSIKFMTILDVIAIATPLAGAFIRLGNLMNSEIIGTPSHAPWAFIFKHVDTIPRHPAQLYEAICYFMIFFLVYFIYKKDIFKVGKGFYFGITTLLIFIVRFFVEFIKVDQVDFEKGMSLNMGQILSIPFLFLGLFFIIKSIREKKEIKVS
- a CDS encoding SDR family oxidoreductase; protein product: MSTQNVNGKVVLIAGGGKNLGGLLSRDFAKKGAKLAIHYNSESSRADSEKTLAEVQALGAEAFLFQGDLTKVENIAKFFDEAVSKFGGIDIAINTVGMVLKKPFAETTEEEYDTMFNVNSKSAYFFLQEAGKKLNDNGKICTIVTSLLAAYTGLYSTYAGAKAPVEHFTRAASKEFGGRGISVTAVAPGPMDTPFFYGQESEDAVAYHKSASALGGLTDIKDIAPLVEFLVTEGWWITGQTIFANGGYTTR
- a CDS encoding sensor histidine kinase; translation: MKSDRKSKLYVHLLFWILYYILEVYLDFYWSRYQFPDAEWQIRLQNTIVLELGYLLIKMPLAYSLLYVYEKTGIKRFFSYLLYCFIIVAAVLAHRFFTHYIIYPHIYGVVETLDAKQPSGFINGLVAFNSFMDLIFMAGLIFGVEITRQKNILKEQISQLKSEKLDQELTMLKAQINPHFLFNTLNNIYGMALKKADETPDVILQLSKVMRYNIYEAAERYISIDKDVENIKDFLQIQQIRHHDLVVHFNEEIDNPSQEISPLILIQFVENAFKHGVSETLGQSFIHIDIKLNKGVLHYHIENSKEEKPHGNSTKIGLKNIRRQLELLYPKHILTVESTGNRYIVNLIIDFNDTFRF
- a CDS encoding cold-shock protein: MQEGTVKFFNEAKGFGFISPADGGKDIFVHSSGLDTRSIRENDKVVFEVQKSDKGLNAVNVKLA
- a CDS encoding DoxX family protein, translated to MKKNFYIRSALTVILLMHSVVSIFSGDVNNFGRLYLDAIGFSPFGIYLAWAVKLIHLFSVFLIWSDRYVKVVSICNMSILILGIYLVHWQNGWYVVGGGTNGIEFNVLLICCFLQLIFTGFTSRHTEKSSS
- a CDS encoding LytR/AlgR family response regulator transcription factor, which produces MIHSVSKKYNCIIVEDEPIAAEILENFVSRDEELHLVAKCSDAVYAGSLLNRHEIDLMFLDLHLPVVKGFDFLKKLKNPPLVIVTTAYHQYAVEGYELDIVDYLMKPIPYDRFTKAVEKFKYLMNAEEALLEAADREHIFISSGKKQIKIVLHDIFFIESLREYIHIHTKTGIITVKMAISRIEESLDPKMFVRIHKSYIISKMKIEVRSASMIQVNGKKLPIGRTYKPSIEF